The window CCTGGGTGGTCTTCTCGAGCTTGGTCACGTCGCGCTCGAGCACGGCCAGGTCCTCGCGGTTCTTCTCGAGCACCCGCTTGACCACGTGGGCGACGAAGTCCTCCTGGACCTGCACGTTCTGGGCGAGCTCGGCGTAGGCCATCTCGGCCTCGACCATCCAGAACTCCATCAGGTGGCGGCGGGTCTTGGACTTCTCGGCGCGGAAGGTGGGGCCGAAGCTGTAGACGTTGCCGAAGGCCATGGCGCCCGCCTCGAGGTAGAGCTGGCCGGACTGGGCGAGGAAGGCCTTGTCGTCGAAGTAGTCGGTCTCGAAGAGGGTGGTGGTGCCCTCGCAGGCGGCCGGGGTCAGGATCGGCGTGTCGAAGCGGATGAACTCGCGCGATTCGAAGAACTCGTGCATGGCCATCTCGATGGTCGAGCGGATGCGCAGGATGGCGTGCTGGCGCTTGGAGCGGATCCACAGGTGGCGGTGGTTCATGAGGAAGTCCACGCCGTGCTCCTTGGGCGAGATCGGGTACTCGCCGAGGGGGATCTGGACCGCCTCGACCGAGGTGACCGTCAGCTCGAACCCGCCCTGGGCGCGCTCGTCGGCGCGGACGGTGCCGGTCACGACGCAGGAGGCCTCCTGGCTCAGGGAGTCGGCGGCGTTCCAGCTCTCGTCGCTGACCTGGGCCTTGACGACGACGGCCTGCACGATGCCCGAACCGTCGCGGACCTGCAGGAACTGGAGCTTGCCCTTGGAGCGCTTGTTGTAGAGCCAGCCGCGGATCACGACCTCCTGGTCGACG of the bacterium genome contains:
- the asnS gene encoding asparagine--tRNA ligase encodes the protein MAPFVSYNVILTTSILTQRAPLGKGKTVTETATRHEAKISHLKDFVDQEVVIRGWLYNKRSKGKLQFLQVRDGSGIVQAVVVKAQVSDESWNAADSLSQEASCVVTGTVRADERAQGGFELTVTSVEAVQIPLGEYPISPKEHGVDFLMNHRHLWIRSKRQHAILRIRSTIEMAMHEFFESREFIRFDTPILTPAACEGTTTLFETDYFDDKAFLAQSGQLYLEAGAMAFGNVYSFGPTFRAEKSKTRRHLMEFWMVEAEMAYAELAQNVQVQEDFVAHVVKRVLEKNREDLAVLERDVTKLEKTTQGAFPRITYDEAVERLQKAGSDIKWGEDFGNDDEDILAHQFETPFFVTHYPTAIKAFYMQPDPSRPEVALCADMLAPEGYGEIIGGSQRIADYDLFVERMKEHDLSEEAYGWYLDLRKYGSVPHSGFGLGIERAIRWICGLEHIRECIPFPRLLTRIYP